The proteins below are encoded in one region of Manis javanica isolate MJ-LG chromosome 8, MJ_LKY, whole genome shotgun sequence:
- the LOC140843149 gene encoding histidine decarboxylase-like isoform X2 — translation MVDYICQYLSTVQEGRVTPDVRPGYLRAQLPEAAPEEPDGWDSIFGDIERIIMPGVVHWQSPHMHAYYPALTSWPSLLGDMLADAINCLGFTWASSPVCTELEMNVMDWLAKMLGLPEYFLHHQPGSQGGGVLQSTVSESTLIALLAARKNKILEMKASEPGADESSLNARLIAYASDQAHSSVEKAGLISLVKMKFLPVDDNFSLRGEALKKAIEEDKKRGLVPVFVCATLGTTGVCAFDCLSELGPICASEGLWLHIDAAYAGSAFLCPEFRGFLKGIEYADSFTFNPSKWMMVHFDCTGFWVKDKYKLQQTFNVNPVYLRHANSGVATDFMHWQIPLSRRFRSIKLWFVIRSFGVRNLQAHIRHGTEMAKYFESLVRNDPFFEIPAQRHLGLVVFRLKGPNCLTESVLKEIAKAGRLFLIPATIQDKLIIRFTVTSQFTTRDDILRDWTLIRDAATRILSQHCTSQPSPQVGNLIPPPGGPRALANGMSFQSVGEAGGDPAQARKIIKQPQCVGAGLGRREDSCRPETLLDPRDDCFAEESPAVTKHTLSSFLFSYLSAQNKKKAVRSLSCNSVPVSAQKPLPTDGSVRNGGSSRVRIFSRFPEEMMMLKKSAFKKLIKFYSVPSFPECSSQCGLPLSCCPLQAMV, via the exons ATGGTGGATTACATCTGCCAGTACCTGAGCACAGTGCAGGAGGGGCGGGTGACTCCAGACGTGCGGCCTGGCTACCTGCGAGCGCAGCTGCCTGAGGCTGCCCCTGAGGAACCTGACGGCTGGGACAGCATCTTTGGGGACATTGAGCGCATCATTATGCCTGGG GTGGTACACTGGCAAAGCCCCCATATGCACGCCTACTACCCAGCTCTCACCTCTTGGCCATCGCTGCTGGGAGACATGCTGGCTGATGCTATCAACTGCTTGGGGTTCACCTGG GCTTCCAGCCCTGTGTGCACGGAGCTCGAGATGAATGTCATGGACTGGTTGGCAAAAATGCTGGGACTCCCAGAGTACTTCCTGCACCACCAGCCCGGCAGCCAGGGGGGAGGCGTCCTGCAG AGTACAGTCAGTGAGTCCACCTTGATCGCTTTGCTGGCCGCAAGGAAGAACAAAATCCTGGAAATGAAAGCATCTGAGCCTGGGGCAGACGAGTCCTCCCTGAACGCCCGGCTCATTGCCTATGCCTCTGATCAG GCTCACTCCTCAGTGGAAAAGGCTGGTTTGATTTCTCTTGTGAAGATGAAATTTCTGCCTGTGGACGACAACTTCTCACTCCGAGGGGAAGCTCTTAAGAAAGCCATCGAGGAGGATAAGAAGCGGGGCTTGGTGCCTGTTTTT GTCTGTGCAACACTGGGGACCACCGGGGTGTGTGCATTTGACTGCCTGTCGGAGCTGGGCCCCATCT GTGCCAGTGAGGGGCTGTGGCTCCACATCGATGCTGCCTATGCAGGCTCTGCCTTCCTGTGCCCTGAGTTCCGCGGCTTTCTGAAGGGCATCGAGTATGCCGATTCCTTCACCTTTAATCCTTCCAAGTGGATGATGGTGCACTTTGattgcactgggttctg ggtcaaggacAAGTACAAGCTGCAGCAGACCTTCAATGTGAACCCCGTCTACCTCAGGCATGCCAACTCGGGTGTGGCCACTGACTTCATG CACTGGCAGATCCCCCTGAGCCGGCGGTTTCGCTCTATTAAACTCTGGTTTGTGATTCGGTCCTTCGGGGTGAGGAATCTTCAAGCGCACATCAGACAT GGTACTGAAATGGCTAAATATTTTGAATCTTTGGTCAGAAATGACCCTTTCTTTGAAATTCCTGCCCAGAGGCACCTTGGCCTGGTGGTTTTCCGTCTAAAG GGTCCTAATTGTCTCACAGAAAGTGTGTTGAAAGAAATAGCTAAAGCTGGCCGTCTCTTCCTCATCCCCGCCACTATCCAGGACAAGCTGATTATCCGTTTCACCGTGACATCCCAGTTCACCACCAGGGATGACATCCTGAGAGACTGGACTCTTATCCGAGATGCTGCCACTCGCATTCTGAGTCAGCATTGTACTTCCCAACCTAGCCCTCAGGTCGGGAACCTCATCCCCCCACCCGGGGGCCCCAGGGCCTTGGCCAACGGAATGTCCTTTCAGTCTGTCGGTGAGGCAGGGGGTGACCCAGCCCAGGCCAGGAAGATCATCAAGCAACCTCAGTGTGTGGGAGCCGGTCTTGGGAGAAGGGAAGACAGCTGCCGTCCTGAAACCCTGCTGGACCCACGTGATGACTGCTTTGCAGAAGAGTCTCCAGCGGTTACCAAGCACACGCTGTCCTCCTTCCTGTTCAGTTACTTGTCCGCGCAGAACAAGAAGAAGGCAGTGCGTTCCCTCAGTTGTAACAGCGTGCCTGTGAGTGCTCAGAAACCACTGCCCACAGACGGCTCTGTGAGGAATGGGGGCTCCTCCCGGGTCAGAATCTTCTCTAGGTTTCCAGAAGAGATGATGATGCTAAAGAAAAGTGCCTTCAAAAAACTCATCAAGTTCTACAGCGTCCCCAGCTTTCCCGAGTGCAGCTCTCAGTGTGGGCTCCCGCTGTCCTGCTGCCCCCTGCAGGCAATGGTTTAG
- the LOC140843149 gene encoding histidine decarboxylase-like isoform X1, whose product MVDYICQYLSTVQEGRVTPDVRPGYLRAQLPEAAPEEPDGWDSIFGDIERIIMPGVVHWQSPHMHAYYPALTSWPSLLGDMLADAINCLGFTWASSPVCTELEMNVMDWLAKMLGLPEYFLHHQPGSQGGGVLQSTVSESTLIALLAARKNKILEMKASEPGADESSLNARLIAYASDQAHSSVEKAGLISLVKMKFLPVDDNFSLRGEALKKAIEEDKKRGLVPVFVCATLGTTGVCAFDCLSELGPISKAEVWEEPPKVTGASPRQPGASEGLWLHIDAAYAGSAFLCPEFRGFLKGIEYADSFTFNPSKWMMVHFDCTGFWVKDKYKLQQTFNVNPVYLRHANSGVATDFMHWQIPLSRRFRSIKLWFVIRSFGVRNLQAHIRHGTEMAKYFESLVRNDPFFEIPAQRHLGLVVFRLKGPNCLTESVLKEIAKAGRLFLIPATIQDKLIIRFTVTSQFTTRDDILRDWTLIRDAATRILSQHCTSQPSPQVGNLIPPPGGPRALANGMSFQSVGEAGGDPAQARKIIKQPQCVGAGLGRREDSCRPETLLDPRDDCFAEESPAVTKHTLSSFLFSYLSAQNKKKAVRSLSCNSVPVSAQKPLPTDGSVRNGGSSRVRIFSRFPEEMMMLKKSAFKKLIKFYSVPSFPECSSQCGLPLSCCPLQAMV is encoded by the exons ATGGTGGATTACATCTGCCAGTACCTGAGCACAGTGCAGGAGGGGCGGGTGACTCCAGACGTGCGGCCTGGCTACCTGCGAGCGCAGCTGCCTGAGGCTGCCCCTGAGGAACCTGACGGCTGGGACAGCATCTTTGGGGACATTGAGCGCATCATTATGCCTGGG GTGGTACACTGGCAAAGCCCCCATATGCACGCCTACTACCCAGCTCTCACCTCTTGGCCATCGCTGCTGGGAGACATGCTGGCTGATGCTATCAACTGCTTGGGGTTCACCTGG GCTTCCAGCCCTGTGTGCACGGAGCTCGAGATGAATGTCATGGACTGGTTGGCAAAAATGCTGGGACTCCCAGAGTACTTCCTGCACCACCAGCCCGGCAGCCAGGGGGGAGGCGTCCTGCAG AGTACAGTCAGTGAGTCCACCTTGATCGCTTTGCTGGCCGCAAGGAAGAACAAAATCCTGGAAATGAAAGCATCTGAGCCTGGGGCAGACGAGTCCTCCCTGAACGCCCGGCTCATTGCCTATGCCTCTGATCAG GCTCACTCCTCAGTGGAAAAGGCTGGTTTGATTTCTCTTGTGAAGATGAAATTTCTGCCTGTGGACGACAACTTCTCACTCCGAGGGGAAGCTCTTAAGAAAGCCATCGAGGAGGATAAGAAGCGGGGCTTGGTGCCTGTTTTT GTCTGTGCAACACTGGGGACCACCGGGGTGTGTGCATTTGACTGCCTGTCGGAGCTGGGCCCCATCT CAAAGGCTGAGGTATGGGAAGAGCCACCAAAGGTCACAGGTGCTTCGCCCAGGCAGCCAG GTGCCAGTGAGGGGCTGTGGCTCCACATCGATGCTGCCTATGCAGGCTCTGCCTTCCTGTGCCCTGAGTTCCGCGGCTTTCTGAAGGGCATCGAGTATGCCGATTCCTTCACCTTTAATCCTTCCAAGTGGATGATGGTGCACTTTGattgcactgggttctg ggtcaaggacAAGTACAAGCTGCAGCAGACCTTCAATGTGAACCCCGTCTACCTCAGGCATGCCAACTCGGGTGTGGCCACTGACTTCATG CACTGGCAGATCCCCCTGAGCCGGCGGTTTCGCTCTATTAAACTCTGGTTTGTGATTCGGTCCTTCGGGGTGAGGAATCTTCAAGCGCACATCAGACAT GGTACTGAAATGGCTAAATATTTTGAATCTTTGGTCAGAAATGACCCTTTCTTTGAAATTCCTGCCCAGAGGCACCTTGGCCTGGTGGTTTTCCGTCTAAAG GGTCCTAATTGTCTCACAGAAAGTGTGTTGAAAGAAATAGCTAAAGCTGGCCGTCTCTTCCTCATCCCCGCCACTATCCAGGACAAGCTGATTATCCGTTTCACCGTGACATCCCAGTTCACCACCAGGGATGACATCCTGAGAGACTGGACTCTTATCCGAGATGCTGCCACTCGCATTCTGAGTCAGCATTGTACTTCCCAACCTAGCCCTCAGGTCGGGAACCTCATCCCCCCACCCGGGGGCCCCAGGGCCTTGGCCAACGGAATGTCCTTTCAGTCTGTCGGTGAGGCAGGGGGTGACCCAGCCCAGGCCAGGAAGATCATCAAGCAACCTCAGTGTGTGGGAGCCGGTCTTGGGAGAAGGGAAGACAGCTGCCGTCCTGAAACCCTGCTGGACCCACGTGATGACTGCTTTGCAGAAGAGTCTCCAGCGGTTACCAAGCACACGCTGTCCTCCTTCCTGTTCAGTTACTTGTCCGCGCAGAACAAGAAGAAGGCAGTGCGTTCCCTCAGTTGTAACAGCGTGCCTGTGAGTGCTCAGAAACCACTGCCCACAGACGGCTCTGTGAGGAATGGGGGCTCCTCCCGGGTCAGAATCTTCTCTAGGTTTCCAGAAGAGATGATGATGCTAAAGAAAAGTGCCTTCAAAAAACTCATCAAGTTCTACAGCGTCCCCAGCTTTCCCGAGTGCAGCTCTCAGTGTGGGCTCCCGCTGTCCTGCTGCCCCCTGCAGGCAATGGTTTAG
- the LOC140843149 gene encoding histidine decarboxylase-like isoform X5, which produces MHAYYPALTSWPSLLGDMLADAINCLGFTWASSPVCTELEMNVMDWLAKMLGLPEYFLHHQPGSQGGGVLQSTVSESTLIALLAARKNKILEMKASEPGADESSLNARLIAYASDQAHSSVEKAGLISLVKMKFLPVDDNFSLRGEALKKAIEEDKKRGLVPVFVCATLGTTGVCAFDCLSELGPISKAEVWEEPPKVTGASPRQPGASEGLWLHIDAAYAGSAFLCPEFRGFLKGIEYADSFTFNPSKWMMVHFDCTGFWVKDKYKLQQTFNVNPVYLRHANSGVATDFMHWQIPLSRRFRSIKLWFVIRSFGVRNLQAHIRHGTEMAKYFESLVRNDPFFEIPAQRHLGLVVFRLKGPNCLTESVLKEIAKAGRLFLIPATIQDKLIIRFTVTSQFTTRDDILRDWTLIRDAATRILSQHCTSQPSPQVGNLIPPPGGPRALANGMSFQSVGEAGGDPAQARKIIKQPQCVGAGLGRREDSCRPETLLDPRDDCFAEESPAVTKHTLSSFLFSYLSAQNKKKAVRSLSCNSVPVSAQKPLPTDGSVRNGGSSRVRIFSRFPEEMMMLKKSAFKKLIKFYSVPSFPECSSQCGLPLSCCPLQAMV; this is translated from the exons ATGCACGCCTACTACCCAGCTCTCACCTCTTGGCCATCGCTGCTGGGAGACATGCTGGCTGATGCTATCAACTGCTTGGGGTTCACCTGG GCTTCCAGCCCTGTGTGCACGGAGCTCGAGATGAATGTCATGGACTGGTTGGCAAAAATGCTGGGACTCCCAGAGTACTTCCTGCACCACCAGCCCGGCAGCCAGGGGGGAGGCGTCCTGCAG AGTACAGTCAGTGAGTCCACCTTGATCGCTTTGCTGGCCGCAAGGAAGAACAAAATCCTGGAAATGAAAGCATCTGAGCCTGGGGCAGACGAGTCCTCCCTGAACGCCCGGCTCATTGCCTATGCCTCTGATCAG GCTCACTCCTCAGTGGAAAAGGCTGGTTTGATTTCTCTTGTGAAGATGAAATTTCTGCCTGTGGACGACAACTTCTCACTCCGAGGGGAAGCTCTTAAGAAAGCCATCGAGGAGGATAAGAAGCGGGGCTTGGTGCCTGTTTTT GTCTGTGCAACACTGGGGACCACCGGGGTGTGTGCATTTGACTGCCTGTCGGAGCTGGGCCCCATCT CAAAGGCTGAGGTATGGGAAGAGCCACCAAAGGTCACAGGTGCTTCGCCCAGGCAGCCAG GTGCCAGTGAGGGGCTGTGGCTCCACATCGATGCTGCCTATGCAGGCTCTGCCTTCCTGTGCCCTGAGTTCCGCGGCTTTCTGAAGGGCATCGAGTATGCCGATTCCTTCACCTTTAATCCTTCCAAGTGGATGATGGTGCACTTTGattgcactgggttctg ggtcaaggacAAGTACAAGCTGCAGCAGACCTTCAATGTGAACCCCGTCTACCTCAGGCATGCCAACTCGGGTGTGGCCACTGACTTCATG CACTGGCAGATCCCCCTGAGCCGGCGGTTTCGCTCTATTAAACTCTGGTTTGTGATTCGGTCCTTCGGGGTGAGGAATCTTCAAGCGCACATCAGACAT GGTACTGAAATGGCTAAATATTTTGAATCTTTGGTCAGAAATGACCCTTTCTTTGAAATTCCTGCCCAGAGGCACCTTGGCCTGGTGGTTTTCCGTCTAAAG GGTCCTAATTGTCTCACAGAAAGTGTGTTGAAAGAAATAGCTAAAGCTGGCCGTCTCTTCCTCATCCCCGCCACTATCCAGGACAAGCTGATTATCCGTTTCACCGTGACATCCCAGTTCACCACCAGGGATGACATCCTGAGAGACTGGACTCTTATCCGAGATGCTGCCACTCGCATTCTGAGTCAGCATTGTACTTCCCAACCTAGCCCTCAGGTCGGGAACCTCATCCCCCCACCCGGGGGCCCCAGGGCCTTGGCCAACGGAATGTCCTTTCAGTCTGTCGGTGAGGCAGGGGGTGACCCAGCCCAGGCCAGGAAGATCATCAAGCAACCTCAGTGTGTGGGAGCCGGTCTTGGGAGAAGGGAAGACAGCTGCCGTCCTGAAACCCTGCTGGACCCACGTGATGACTGCTTTGCAGAAGAGTCTCCAGCGGTTACCAAGCACACGCTGTCCTCCTTCCTGTTCAGTTACTTGTCCGCGCAGAACAAGAAGAAGGCAGTGCGTTCCCTCAGTTGTAACAGCGTGCCTGTGAGTGCTCAGAAACCACTGCCCACAGACGGCTCTGTGAGGAATGGGGGCTCCTCCCGGGTCAGAATCTTCTCTAGGTTTCCAGAAGAGATGATGATGCTAAAGAAAAGTGCCTTCAAAAAACTCATCAAGTTCTACAGCGTCCCCAGCTTTCCCGAGTGCAGCTCTCAGTGTGGGCTCCCGCTGTCCTGCTGCCCCCTGCAGGCAATGGTTTAG
- the LOC140843149 gene encoding histidine decarboxylase-like isoform X4, whose protein sequence is MVDYICQYLSTVQEGRVTPDVRPGYLRAQLPEAAPEEPDGWDSIFGDIERIIMPGASSPVCTELEMNVMDWLAKMLGLPEYFLHHQPGSQGGGVLQSTVSESTLIALLAARKNKILEMKASEPGADESSLNARLIAYASDQAHSSVEKAGLISLVKMKFLPVDDNFSLRGEALKKAIEEDKKRGLVPVFVCATLGTTGVCAFDCLSELGPISKAEVWEEPPKVTGASPRQPGASEGLWLHIDAAYAGSAFLCPEFRGFLKGIEYADSFTFNPSKWMMVHFDCTGFWVKDKYKLQQTFNVNPVYLRHANSGVATDFMHWQIPLSRRFRSIKLWFVIRSFGVRNLQAHIRHGTEMAKYFESLVRNDPFFEIPAQRHLGLVVFRLKGPNCLTESVLKEIAKAGRLFLIPATIQDKLIIRFTVTSQFTTRDDILRDWTLIRDAATRILSQHCTSQPSPQVGNLIPPPGGPRALANGMSFQSVGEAGGDPAQARKIIKQPQCVGAGLGRREDSCRPETLLDPRDDCFAEESPAVTKHTLSSFLFSYLSAQNKKKAVRSLSCNSVPVSAQKPLPTDGSVRNGGSSRVRIFSRFPEEMMMLKKSAFKKLIKFYSVPSFPECSSQCGLPLSCCPLQAMV, encoded by the exons ATGGTGGATTACATCTGCCAGTACCTGAGCACAGTGCAGGAGGGGCGGGTGACTCCAGACGTGCGGCCTGGCTACCTGCGAGCGCAGCTGCCTGAGGCTGCCCCTGAGGAACCTGACGGCTGGGACAGCATCTTTGGGGACATTGAGCGCATCATTATGCCTGGG GCTTCCAGCCCTGTGTGCACGGAGCTCGAGATGAATGTCATGGACTGGTTGGCAAAAATGCTGGGACTCCCAGAGTACTTCCTGCACCACCAGCCCGGCAGCCAGGGGGGAGGCGTCCTGCAG AGTACAGTCAGTGAGTCCACCTTGATCGCTTTGCTGGCCGCAAGGAAGAACAAAATCCTGGAAATGAAAGCATCTGAGCCTGGGGCAGACGAGTCCTCCCTGAACGCCCGGCTCATTGCCTATGCCTCTGATCAG GCTCACTCCTCAGTGGAAAAGGCTGGTTTGATTTCTCTTGTGAAGATGAAATTTCTGCCTGTGGACGACAACTTCTCACTCCGAGGGGAAGCTCTTAAGAAAGCCATCGAGGAGGATAAGAAGCGGGGCTTGGTGCCTGTTTTT GTCTGTGCAACACTGGGGACCACCGGGGTGTGTGCATTTGACTGCCTGTCGGAGCTGGGCCCCATCT CAAAGGCTGAGGTATGGGAAGAGCCACCAAAGGTCACAGGTGCTTCGCCCAGGCAGCCAG GTGCCAGTGAGGGGCTGTGGCTCCACATCGATGCTGCCTATGCAGGCTCTGCCTTCCTGTGCCCTGAGTTCCGCGGCTTTCTGAAGGGCATCGAGTATGCCGATTCCTTCACCTTTAATCCTTCCAAGTGGATGATGGTGCACTTTGattgcactgggttctg ggtcaaggacAAGTACAAGCTGCAGCAGACCTTCAATGTGAACCCCGTCTACCTCAGGCATGCCAACTCGGGTGTGGCCACTGACTTCATG CACTGGCAGATCCCCCTGAGCCGGCGGTTTCGCTCTATTAAACTCTGGTTTGTGATTCGGTCCTTCGGGGTGAGGAATCTTCAAGCGCACATCAGACAT GGTACTGAAATGGCTAAATATTTTGAATCTTTGGTCAGAAATGACCCTTTCTTTGAAATTCCTGCCCAGAGGCACCTTGGCCTGGTGGTTTTCCGTCTAAAG GGTCCTAATTGTCTCACAGAAAGTGTGTTGAAAGAAATAGCTAAAGCTGGCCGTCTCTTCCTCATCCCCGCCACTATCCAGGACAAGCTGATTATCCGTTTCACCGTGACATCCCAGTTCACCACCAGGGATGACATCCTGAGAGACTGGACTCTTATCCGAGATGCTGCCACTCGCATTCTGAGTCAGCATTGTACTTCCCAACCTAGCCCTCAGGTCGGGAACCTCATCCCCCCACCCGGGGGCCCCAGGGCCTTGGCCAACGGAATGTCCTTTCAGTCTGTCGGTGAGGCAGGGGGTGACCCAGCCCAGGCCAGGAAGATCATCAAGCAACCTCAGTGTGTGGGAGCCGGTCTTGGGAGAAGGGAAGACAGCTGCCGTCCTGAAACCCTGCTGGACCCACGTGATGACTGCTTTGCAGAAGAGTCTCCAGCGGTTACCAAGCACACGCTGTCCTCCTTCCTGTTCAGTTACTTGTCCGCGCAGAACAAGAAGAAGGCAGTGCGTTCCCTCAGTTGTAACAGCGTGCCTGTGAGTGCTCAGAAACCACTGCCCACAGACGGCTCTGTGAGGAATGGGGGCTCCTCCCGGGTCAGAATCTTCTCTAGGTTTCCAGAAGAGATGATGATGCTAAAGAAAAGTGCCTTCAAAAAACTCATCAAGTTCTACAGCGTCCCCAGCTTTCCCGAGTGCAGCTCTCAGTGTGGGCTCCCGCTGTCCTGCTGCCCCCTGCAGGCAATGGTTTAG
- the LOC140843149 gene encoding histidine decarboxylase-like isoform X3: MVDYICQYLSTVQEGRVTPDVRPGYLRAQLPEAAPEEPDGWDSIFGDIERIIMPGVVHWQSPHMHAYYPALTSWPSLLGDMLADAINCLGFTWASSPVCTELEMNVMDWLAKMLGLPEYFLHHQPGSQGGGVLQSTVSESTLIALLAARKNKILEMKASEPGADESSLNARLIAYASDQAHSSVEKAGLISLVKMKFLPVDDNFSLRGEALKKAIEEDKKRGLVPVFVCATLGTTGVCAFDCLSELGPISKAEVWEEPPKVTGASPRQPGASEGLWLHIDAAYAGSAFLCPEFRGFLKGIEYADSFTFNPSKWMMVHFDCTGFWVKDKYKLQQTFNVNPVYLRHANSGVATDFMGTEMAKYFESLVRNDPFFEIPAQRHLGLVVFRLKGPNCLTESVLKEIAKAGRLFLIPATIQDKLIIRFTVTSQFTTRDDILRDWTLIRDAATRILSQHCTSQPSPQVGNLIPPPGGPRALANGMSFQSVGEAGGDPAQARKIIKQPQCVGAGLGRREDSCRPETLLDPRDDCFAEESPAVTKHTLSSFLFSYLSAQNKKKAVRSLSCNSVPVSAQKPLPTDGSVRNGGSSRVRIFSRFPEEMMMLKKSAFKKLIKFYSVPSFPECSSQCGLPLSCCPLQAMV; encoded by the exons ATGGTGGATTACATCTGCCAGTACCTGAGCACAGTGCAGGAGGGGCGGGTGACTCCAGACGTGCGGCCTGGCTACCTGCGAGCGCAGCTGCCTGAGGCTGCCCCTGAGGAACCTGACGGCTGGGACAGCATCTTTGGGGACATTGAGCGCATCATTATGCCTGGG GTGGTACACTGGCAAAGCCCCCATATGCACGCCTACTACCCAGCTCTCACCTCTTGGCCATCGCTGCTGGGAGACATGCTGGCTGATGCTATCAACTGCTTGGGGTTCACCTGG GCTTCCAGCCCTGTGTGCACGGAGCTCGAGATGAATGTCATGGACTGGTTGGCAAAAATGCTGGGACTCCCAGAGTACTTCCTGCACCACCAGCCCGGCAGCCAGGGGGGAGGCGTCCTGCAG AGTACAGTCAGTGAGTCCACCTTGATCGCTTTGCTGGCCGCAAGGAAGAACAAAATCCTGGAAATGAAAGCATCTGAGCCTGGGGCAGACGAGTCCTCCCTGAACGCCCGGCTCATTGCCTATGCCTCTGATCAG GCTCACTCCTCAGTGGAAAAGGCTGGTTTGATTTCTCTTGTGAAGATGAAATTTCTGCCTGTGGACGACAACTTCTCACTCCGAGGGGAAGCTCTTAAGAAAGCCATCGAGGAGGATAAGAAGCGGGGCTTGGTGCCTGTTTTT GTCTGTGCAACACTGGGGACCACCGGGGTGTGTGCATTTGACTGCCTGTCGGAGCTGGGCCCCATCT CAAAGGCTGAGGTATGGGAAGAGCCACCAAAGGTCACAGGTGCTTCGCCCAGGCAGCCAG GTGCCAGTGAGGGGCTGTGGCTCCACATCGATGCTGCCTATGCAGGCTCTGCCTTCCTGTGCCCTGAGTTCCGCGGCTTTCTGAAGGGCATCGAGTATGCCGATTCCTTCACCTTTAATCCTTCCAAGTGGATGATGGTGCACTTTGattgcactgggttctg ggtcaaggacAAGTACAAGCTGCAGCAGACCTTCAATGTGAACCCCGTCTACCTCAGGCATGCCAACTCGGGTGTGGCCACTGACTTCATG GGTACTGAAATGGCTAAATATTTTGAATCTTTGGTCAGAAATGACCCTTTCTTTGAAATTCCTGCCCAGAGGCACCTTGGCCTGGTGGTTTTCCGTCTAAAG GGTCCTAATTGTCTCACAGAAAGTGTGTTGAAAGAAATAGCTAAAGCTGGCCGTCTCTTCCTCATCCCCGCCACTATCCAGGACAAGCTGATTATCCGTTTCACCGTGACATCCCAGTTCACCACCAGGGATGACATCCTGAGAGACTGGACTCTTATCCGAGATGCTGCCACTCGCATTCTGAGTCAGCATTGTACTTCCCAACCTAGCCCTCAGGTCGGGAACCTCATCCCCCCACCCGGGGGCCCCAGGGCCTTGGCCAACGGAATGTCCTTTCAGTCTGTCGGTGAGGCAGGGGGTGACCCAGCCCAGGCCAGGAAGATCATCAAGCAACCTCAGTGTGTGGGAGCCGGTCTTGGGAGAAGGGAAGACAGCTGCCGTCCTGAAACCCTGCTGGACCCACGTGATGACTGCTTTGCAGAAGAGTCTCCAGCGGTTACCAAGCACACGCTGTCCTCCTTCCTGTTCAGTTACTTGTCCGCGCAGAACAAGAAGAAGGCAGTGCGTTCCCTCAGTTGTAACAGCGTGCCTGTGAGTGCTCAGAAACCACTGCCCACAGACGGCTCTGTGAGGAATGGGGGCTCCTCCCGGGTCAGAATCTTCTCTAGGTTTCCAGAAGAGATGATGATGCTAAAGAAAAGTGCCTTCAAAAAACTCATCAAGTTCTACAGCGTCCCCAGCTTTCCCGAGTGCAGCTCTCAGTGTGGGCTCCCGCTGTCCTGCTGCCCCCTGCAGGCAATGGTTTAG